A region from the Dryobates pubescens isolate bDryPub1 chromosome 39, bDryPub1.pri, whole genome shotgun sequence genome encodes:
- the PELI1 gene encoding E3 ubiquitin-protein ligase pellino homolog 1 isoform X1 yields MCRKSKWKRGYNLEVLGHGNNEQSVPQLLIRDLKLEKPLAKLMFSPDQENHPSKAPVKYGELIVLGYNGSLPNGDRGRRKSRFALFKRPKANGVKPSTVHIACTPQAAKAISNKDQHSISYTLSRAQTVVVEYTHDSSTDMFQIGRSTESPIDFVVTDTVPGSQSNADTQSVQSTISRFACRIICERSPPFTARIYAAGFDSSKNIFLGEKAAKWKTSDGQMDGLTTNGVLVMHPRNGFTEDSKPGVWREISVCGNVFSLRETRSAQQRGKMVRVENESNQLQDGSLIDLCGATLLWRTAEGLARTPTVKHLEALRQEINAARPQCPVGFNTLAFPSMKRKDVVDEKQPWVYLNCGHVHGYHNWGNKEERDGKDRECPMCRSVGPYVPLWLGCEAGFYVDAGPPTHAFSPCGHVCSEKTTAYWSQIPLPHGTHTFHAACPFCAHQLAGEQGYIRLIFQGPLD; encoded by the exons GAAATAATGAACAAAGTGTGCCACAGCTCTTGATCAGAGACTTGAAGCTGGAGAAGCCCTTAGCTAAGCTCATGTTTTCTCCTGATCAAGAAAATCATCCATCAAAAGCACCAGTCAAATATGGTGAACTGATCGTGCTAGG GTACAATGGGTCTCTCCCAAATGGagacagaggaagaagaaaaagtagaTTTGCTTTGTTTAAAAGGCCCAAGGCAAATGGGGTGAAACCCAGCACTGTGCATATTGCCTGTACCCCTCAAGCAGCAAAG GCAATCAGCAATAAGGACCAACACAGCATCTCTTACACTTTGTCTCGGGCCCAGACAGTAGTAGTTGAATATACCCATGACAGCAGCACAGATATGTTCCAG ATCGGCCGCTCGACGGAGAGCCCCATCGACTTCGTGGTGACGGACACGGTGCCGGGCAGCCAGAGCAACGCGGACACGCAGTCGGTGCAGAGCACCATCTCCAGGTTTGCCTGCAGGATCATCTGCGAGCGCAGCCCCCCCTTCACCGCCAGGATATACGCCGCCGGCTTCGACTCCTCCAAGAACATCTTCCTGGGG GAGAAGGCTGCCAAATGGAAGACGTCTGATGGGCAAATGGATGGGCTGACCACCAATGGAGTTCTTGTCATGCATCCTCGGAATGGATTTACAGAGGACTCCAAGCCAGGGGTGTGGAGAGAGATCTCTGTGTGTGGGAATGTCTTCAGCCTCCGTGAAACCAGAtcagctcagcagaggggaaaaatggTAAGA GTGGAGAATGAATCCAACCAGCTGCAGGACGGCTCCCTGATCGACCTGTGCGGGGCCACGCTGCTGTGGCGCACGGCCGAGGGGCTGGCGCGCACGCCCACCGTCAAGCACCTGGAGGCGCTGCGGCAGGAGATCAACGCGGCCAGGCCCCAGTGCCCCGTGGGCTTCAACACCTTGGCCTTCCCCAGCATGAAGAGGAAAGatgtggtggatgagaagcagcCCTGGGTGTACCTGAACTGCGGCCACGTCCACGGCTACCACAACTGGGGAAACAAAGAGGAGAGGGACGGCAAGGACCGCGAGTGCCCCATGTGCCGCTCGGTCGGCCCCTACGTGCCGCTGTGGCTGGGCTGCGAGGCCGGCTTCTACGTGGACGCGGGACCTCCCACCCACGCCTTCAGCCCCTGCGGACACGTCTGCTCGGAAAAGACGACTGCTTACTGGTCCCAAATCCCCCTGCCCCACGGCACGCACACGTTCCACGCCGCCTGCCCCTTCTGCGCCCATCAGCTGGCTGGTGAGCAGGGCTACATCAGGCTCATCTTCCAGGGACCGCTGGACTAG
- the PELI1 gene encoding E3 ubiquitin-protein ligase pellino homolog 1 isoform X2 gives MCRKSKWKRGYNLEVLGHGNNEQSVPQLLIRDLKLEKPLAKLMFSPDQENHPSKAPVKYGELIVLGYNGSLPNGDRGRRKSRFALFKRPKANGVKPSTVHIACTPQAAKAISNKDQHSISYTLSRAQTVVVEYTHDSSTDMFQIGRSTESPIDFVVTDTVPGSQSNADTQSVQSTISRFACRIICERSPPFTARIYAAGFDSSKNIFLGEKAAKWKTSDGQMDGLTTNGVLVMHPRNGFTEDSKPGVWREISVCGNVFSLRETRSAQQRGKMVENESNQLQDGSLIDLCGATLLWRTAEGLARTPTVKHLEALRQEINAARPQCPVGFNTLAFPSMKRKDVVDEKQPWVYLNCGHVHGYHNWGNKEERDGKDRECPMCRSVGPYVPLWLGCEAGFYVDAGPPTHAFSPCGHVCSEKTTAYWSQIPLPHGTHTFHAACPFCAHQLAGEQGYIRLIFQGPLD, from the exons GAAATAATGAACAAAGTGTGCCACAGCTCTTGATCAGAGACTTGAAGCTGGAGAAGCCCTTAGCTAAGCTCATGTTTTCTCCTGATCAAGAAAATCATCCATCAAAAGCACCAGTCAAATATGGTGAACTGATCGTGCTAGG GTACAATGGGTCTCTCCCAAATGGagacagaggaagaagaaaaagtagaTTTGCTTTGTTTAAAAGGCCCAAGGCAAATGGGGTGAAACCCAGCACTGTGCATATTGCCTGTACCCCTCAAGCAGCAAAG GCAATCAGCAATAAGGACCAACACAGCATCTCTTACACTTTGTCTCGGGCCCAGACAGTAGTAGTTGAATATACCCATGACAGCAGCACAGATATGTTCCAG ATCGGCCGCTCGACGGAGAGCCCCATCGACTTCGTGGTGACGGACACGGTGCCGGGCAGCCAGAGCAACGCGGACACGCAGTCGGTGCAGAGCACCATCTCCAGGTTTGCCTGCAGGATCATCTGCGAGCGCAGCCCCCCCTTCACCGCCAGGATATACGCCGCCGGCTTCGACTCCTCCAAGAACATCTTCCTGGGG GAGAAGGCTGCCAAATGGAAGACGTCTGATGGGCAAATGGATGGGCTGACCACCAATGGAGTTCTTGTCATGCATCCTCGGAATGGATTTACAGAGGACTCCAAGCCAGGGGTGTGGAGAGAGATCTCTGTGTGTGGGAATGTCTTCAGCCTCCGTGAAACCAGAtcagctcagcagaggggaaaaatg GTGGAGAATGAATCCAACCAGCTGCAGGACGGCTCCCTGATCGACCTGTGCGGGGCCACGCTGCTGTGGCGCACGGCCGAGGGGCTGGCGCGCACGCCCACCGTCAAGCACCTGGAGGCGCTGCGGCAGGAGATCAACGCGGCCAGGCCCCAGTGCCCCGTGGGCTTCAACACCTTGGCCTTCCCCAGCATGAAGAGGAAAGatgtggtggatgagaagcagcCCTGGGTGTACCTGAACTGCGGCCACGTCCACGGCTACCACAACTGGGGAAACAAAGAGGAGAGGGACGGCAAGGACCGCGAGTGCCCCATGTGCCGCTCGGTCGGCCCCTACGTGCCGCTGTGGCTGGGCTGCGAGGCCGGCTTCTACGTGGACGCGGGACCTCCCACCCACGCCTTCAGCCCCTGCGGACACGTCTGCTCGGAAAAGACGACTGCTTACTGGTCCCAAATCCCCCTGCCCCACGGCACGCACACGTTCCACGCCGCCTGCCCCTTCTGCGCCCATCAGCTGGCTGGTGAGCAGGGCTACATCAGGCTCATCTTCCAGGGACCGCTGGACTAG
- the PELI1 gene encoding E3 ubiquitin-protein ligase pellino homolog 1 isoform X3 yields MFSPDQENHPSKAPVKYGELIVLGYNGSLPNGDRGRRKSRFALFKRPKANGVKPSTVHIACTPQAAKAISNKDQHSISYTLSRAQTVVVEYTHDSSTDMFQIGRSTESPIDFVVTDTVPGSQSNADTQSVQSTISRFACRIICERSPPFTARIYAAGFDSSKNIFLGEKAAKWKTSDGQMDGLTTNGVLVMHPRNGFTEDSKPGVWREISVCGNVFSLRETRSAQQRGKMVRVENESNQLQDGSLIDLCGATLLWRTAEGLARTPTVKHLEALRQEINAARPQCPVGFNTLAFPSMKRKDVVDEKQPWVYLNCGHVHGYHNWGNKEERDGKDRECPMCRSVGPYVPLWLGCEAGFYVDAGPPTHAFSPCGHVCSEKTTAYWSQIPLPHGTHTFHAACPFCAHQLAGEQGYIRLIFQGPLD; encoded by the exons ATGTTTTCTCCTGATCAAGAAAATCATCCATCAAAAGCACCAGTCAAATATGGTGAACTGATCGTGCTAGG GTACAATGGGTCTCTCCCAAATGGagacagaggaagaagaaaaagtagaTTTGCTTTGTTTAAAAGGCCCAAGGCAAATGGGGTGAAACCCAGCACTGTGCATATTGCCTGTACCCCTCAAGCAGCAAAG GCAATCAGCAATAAGGACCAACACAGCATCTCTTACACTTTGTCTCGGGCCCAGACAGTAGTAGTTGAATATACCCATGACAGCAGCACAGATATGTTCCAG ATCGGCCGCTCGACGGAGAGCCCCATCGACTTCGTGGTGACGGACACGGTGCCGGGCAGCCAGAGCAACGCGGACACGCAGTCGGTGCAGAGCACCATCTCCAGGTTTGCCTGCAGGATCATCTGCGAGCGCAGCCCCCCCTTCACCGCCAGGATATACGCCGCCGGCTTCGACTCCTCCAAGAACATCTTCCTGGGG GAGAAGGCTGCCAAATGGAAGACGTCTGATGGGCAAATGGATGGGCTGACCACCAATGGAGTTCTTGTCATGCATCCTCGGAATGGATTTACAGAGGACTCCAAGCCAGGGGTGTGGAGAGAGATCTCTGTGTGTGGGAATGTCTTCAGCCTCCGTGAAACCAGAtcagctcagcagaggggaaaaatggTAAGA GTGGAGAATGAATCCAACCAGCTGCAGGACGGCTCCCTGATCGACCTGTGCGGGGCCACGCTGCTGTGGCGCACGGCCGAGGGGCTGGCGCGCACGCCCACCGTCAAGCACCTGGAGGCGCTGCGGCAGGAGATCAACGCGGCCAGGCCCCAGTGCCCCGTGGGCTTCAACACCTTGGCCTTCCCCAGCATGAAGAGGAAAGatgtggtggatgagaagcagcCCTGGGTGTACCTGAACTGCGGCCACGTCCACGGCTACCACAACTGGGGAAACAAAGAGGAGAGGGACGGCAAGGACCGCGAGTGCCCCATGTGCCGCTCGGTCGGCCCCTACGTGCCGCTGTGGCTGGGCTGCGAGGCCGGCTTCTACGTGGACGCGGGACCTCCCACCCACGCCTTCAGCCCCTGCGGACACGTCTGCTCGGAAAAGACGACTGCTTACTGGTCCCAAATCCCCCTGCCCCACGGCACGCACACGTTCCACGCCGCCTGCCCCTTCTGCGCCCATCAGCTGGCTGGTGAGCAGGGCTACATCAGGCTCATCTTCCAGGGACCGCTGGACTAG